In Armatimonadia bacterium, the following are encoded in one genomic region:
- a CDS encoding GH116 family glycosyl-hydrolase — translation MSLHAPRSTGRPVPYSDEELLQVGPPAPMTGENLREIAFPLGGLGTGCLALSGSGQLVDWEIFNRPNKGWRPDNTYFVLFAQAEGAEPTFRVMEGRLQPPYQGYQKGAEQYRGFGFGPPREFGSGFVRFQDCTFTGRFPCAQVDLQDPESPVAVSMEAWSPFIPLDDANSSFPVAIFDITLTNTTDKPVRSTVALGLQNVVGWPEVGRGLTSFVEEEGYCGLLMTTQKHEEDSPRFGSMALLTPTEGPAEEAVTYQLRFAETSWFAQTEGLMDDFGTTGEFKGPRDLQLSGDNAASTAHLGLKVSLAPGESCTRTLVLAWLMPNFEKYWGPGAGTTWKTYQATRWESAQEVAAEVLYNLGTLRDRTRRFADTFFSSTLPTYVLDAISTQASILRSPTVTRLTDGTLYGWEGCHCNAGCCEGSCTHVWTYAQTLAYLFPQLERAMRDVDFAYDLRDSDGHMQFRMPLPPGTYADHKFHAAADGQMGNVLRVYREWQICGKDEWLQKLWPGVKKALEYAWTDWDKDRDGLLEGVHHNTLDIEYHGPETVCGSMYLAALRAAEEMARHLGDTEAAEKYRRVFESGSRLSDEKLYDGEYYVQRIPEGSELPYQYGPGCICDQVLGQWHARMYGLGDLYDPEHVRSAIASVYRHNFRDDFFSHNNPHRVYALNDDRGLLICTWPKGGRPRRSVTYAFECMIGFEYQVGAHLIYEGFLREGLTVCKAVRDRHDGLKRNPFNEFECGSHYARSMANYAFLLALSGFRYSAPERTLHLEPRLFAEDFHCFFSVEGAWGLVHHCRGSEGPQVEVEVLEGSLKLDRVVVQEVELSTTAWKVK, via the coding sequence ATGTCCCTTCATGCGCCGCGTTCGACCGGTCGCCCGGTTCCGTATAGTGATGAAGAGCTGCTGCAGGTCGGTCCGCCGGCGCCGATGACCGGCGAGAACCTGCGGGAGATCGCCTTCCCGCTGGGCGGCCTTGGTACCGGCTGTCTGGCCCTGTCCGGCAGCGGGCAGTTGGTGGATTGGGAGATCTTCAACCGGCCCAACAAGGGCTGGCGTCCCGACAATACCTACTTCGTCTTGTTCGCCCAGGCGGAGGGAGCAGAGCCGACCTTCCGCGTCATGGAGGGGCGACTGCAGCCGCCCTACCAGGGCTACCAGAAGGGTGCAGAGCAGTATCGTGGCTTCGGCTTTGGTCCACCGCGAGAGTTCGGCTCGGGCTTCGTGAGGTTCCAGGACTGCACCTTCACCGGGCGGTTCCCCTGCGCTCAGGTCGACCTGCAAGACCCGGAATCGCCCGTTGCGGTGAGCATGGAGGCCTGGAGTCCCTTCATCCCGCTGGATGACGCGAACTCCTCCTTCCCCGTGGCGATCTTTGACATCACGCTGACGAACACCACGGACAAGCCGGTGCGGTCGACAGTGGCCCTCGGGCTACAGAATGTAGTGGGCTGGCCGGAAGTGGGACGCGGACTGACGAGCTTCGTGGAGGAAGAGGGCTACTGCGGGCTCCTGATGACCACGCAGAAGCACGAGGAGGATAGCCCGCGCTTCGGGTCGATGGCGCTGCTCACGCCGACGGAGGGTCCGGCTGAGGAGGCAGTGACCTACCAGTTGCGCTTCGCGGAGACGAGCTGGTTCGCCCAGACCGAGGGACTGATGGACGACTTCGGCACCACGGGCGAGTTCAAGGGCCCGCGGGACCTGCAGCTCAGTGGCGACAACGCTGCCTCGACCGCGCACCTGGGGCTCAAGGTGTCACTGGCACCGGGCGAGAGCTGCACGCGCACGCTTGTGCTGGCCTGGCTGATGCCCAACTTCGAGAAGTACTGGGGCCCCGGCGCAGGCACGACCTGGAAGACCTATCAGGCGACTCGCTGGGAGAGCGCGCAGGAAGTTGCGGCTGAGGTGCTCTACAATCTGGGGACGCTGCGGGACCGCACGCGACGCTTCGCGGACACGTTCTTCTCGTCCACGCTGCCGACCTATGTGCTGGACGCTATCTCGACGCAGGCGTCGATCCTGCGCTCGCCGACGGTGACGCGGCTCACCGACGGCACGCTCTACGGATGGGAAGGCTGCCACTGCAACGCCGGCTGCTGCGAGGGCTCCTGCACCCACGTGTGGACCTATGCGCAGACGCTCGCGTACCTGTTCCCGCAACTCGAGCGCGCGATGCGGGACGTCGACTTCGCCTATGACCTGCGCGACTCGGACGGGCACATGCAGTTCCGGATGCCGCTTCCGCCGGGCACCTACGCCGACCACAAGTTCCATGCCGCCGCTGACGGGCAGATGGGCAACGTGCTGCGGGTGTACCGCGAGTGGCAGATCTGTGGGAAGGACGAGTGGCTGCAGAAGCTGTGGCCGGGAGTGAAGAAGGCGCTGGAGTACGCCTGGACGGACTGGGACAAGGATCGCGACGGGCTGCTGGAGGGCGTGCATCACAACACGCTGGACATCGAGTACCACGGACCGGAGACCGTCTGCGGAAGCATGTACCTGGCAGCCCTGCGGGCAGCGGAGGAGATGGCACGGCACCTGGGTGACACGGAGGCAGCGGAGAAGTACCGGAGGGTGTTCGAGTCGGGCAGCCGGCTGAGTGATGAGAAGCTCTACGACGGCGAATACTACGTGCAGCGGATTCCGGAAGGCTCCGAGCTGCCCTATCAGTATGGGCCCGGCTGCATCTGCGACCAGGTGCTGGGCCAGTGGCATGCGCGAATGTACGGCCTGGGCGACCTGTATGATCCGGAGCACGTACGCAGCGCGATTGCCTCGGTGTACCGGCACAACTTCCGCGACGACTTCTTCTCGCACAACAACCCGCACCGGGTCTACGCGCTGAACGATGATCGCGGGCTGCTGATCTGCACCTGGCCGAAGGGTGGACGGCCCAGGCGCAGCGTTACCTACGCCTTCGAGTGCATGATCGGGTTCGAGTACCAGGTCGGCGCGCACCTGATCTATGAGGGGTTCCTGCGCGAAGGTCTGACGGTGTGCAAGGCGGTGCGCGACCGGCACGACGGCCTCAAGCGCAACCCCTTCAACGAGTTCGAGTGCGGCAGTCACTACGCACGGAGCATGGCCAACTACGCCTTCTTGCTGGCGCTGTCCGGGTTCCGCTACAGCGCCCCGGAGAGGACGCTGCATCTGGAGCCCCGGTTGTTCGCTGAGGACTTCCACTGCTTCTTCTCGGTGGAGGGCGCCTGGGGACTGGTGCACCATTGCCGGGGCTCCGAAGGGCCACAGGTCGAAGTGGAAGTGCTGGAAGGGAGCCTGAAGCTGGACCGCGTGGTTGTGCAAGAAGTGGAGCTTTCGACGACGGCGTGGAAGGTGAAGTAG
- a CDS encoding dihydroxyacetone kinase subunit L, which translates to MKDSLTLQDALPLAEKLAADLEAANDAITALDAQMGDGDLGVTCRLGMKAALEAVPTVADGSLDAVLMKAGMAFNSAGASTYGALVATGAMRAAKYAKDNGLAAWDLAALAGALKAAAQGIEQRGKAARGEKTLLDALWPAIEALEAAQPEGKSLGDALTEAAKAAQAGAEATIPLKSKFGRAAWLQDKTVGVQDPGATVVATVMAALAAYVAGA; encoded by the coding sequence ATGAAGGACTCTTTGACCCTCCAGGATGCCTTACCCCTGGCCGAGAAGCTTGCCGCGGACCTTGAGGCCGCCAACGACGCCATCACCGCGCTCGATGCACAGATGGGAGACGGCGACCTCGGGGTGACCTGTCGGCTGGGGATGAAGGCGGCGCTCGAGGCCGTGCCGACCGTGGCAGACGGCTCCCTTGACGCAGTGCTGATGAAGGCGGGCATGGCCTTCAACTCGGCAGGCGCCTCGACCTACGGAGCCCTCGTAGCGACCGGCGCGATGAGGGCTGCCAAGTATGCGAAGGACAACGGCCTGGCCGCCTGGGACCTGGCTGCTCTCGCGGGCGCTCTGAAGGCAGCGGCGCAGGGAATCGAGCAGCGGGGCAAGGCGGCTCGGGGCGAGAAGACGCTGCTGGACGCCCTGTGGCCGGCGATCGAGGCACTGGAGGCTGCGCAGCCAGAGGGCAAGTCGCTGGGAGATGCCCTAACTGAGGCTGCGAAGGCGGCACAAGCCGGCGCTGAGGCGACGATTCCGCTGAAGTCGAAGTTCGGGCGTGCCGCGTGGCTGCAAGACAAGACCGTGGGCGTGCAGGACCCCGGCGCGACGGTAGTGGCGACTGTCATGGCTGCGTTGGCGGCTTACGTGGCGGGAGCTTAG